The proteins below are encoded in one region of Tsuneonella sp. CC-YZS046:
- the rmuC gene encoding DNA recombination protein RmuC: MLLDQSLVIAIVLLLGLFAGAGLGWFFGSRPIAEWKQRWLVRDGEARDLDEKFRRAITELAGATERASHAEVLGHELAGVRAEREGLSAELATLKAHAANFEEQKRLLVEAREELLKEFQLTGSKVLGKAQEEFLRNAAERFGHAEKSSEEKIKALLAPVGDRLKSYEEQVAALEAKRVDSFGQLTGLIQSMKEGQEAVRQEAARLGHSLRNAPKARGRWGEQQLRNVLEQCGLAEHTDFVTEHSVNTEDGRLRPDAIVRIPGNKVLVIDAKVSLNAYQAAFEADADDVRESALADHVRSMRNHVQQLGAKSYQSQFEDAPDYVVMFVPGEHFVAAALEKDPELWDFAFGRNVLLATPTNLVAIARTVAQVWRQDGLAREAREIGRMGSDLYDRLAVAAEHLKRVGSGLDSAVNNYNKFVGSFERNVLSAGRRLKDKGIEIGKREIEDVPLVKSAPRYGDGKDEPSGRLASVEGLSDAAE, translated from the coding sequence ATGCTCTTGGATCAGTCTCTCGTGATCGCAATCGTGCTCCTCCTCGGCCTGTTCGCGGGCGCGGGGCTGGGCTGGTTCTTCGGCTCCCGACCGATTGCGGAATGGAAGCAGCGCTGGCTTGTCCGCGATGGCGAGGCGCGCGATCTGGACGAGAAGTTCCGCCGCGCGATCACCGAGCTTGCCGGCGCGACCGAGCGGGCCAGTCATGCCGAGGTGCTGGGCCACGAACTGGCGGGCGTGCGGGCCGAGCGGGAAGGGCTGTCCGCCGAACTCGCCACGCTCAAGGCCCATGCCGCCAATTTCGAGGAGCAGAAGCGGCTGCTCGTGGAAGCGCGCGAGGAATTGCTCAAGGAATTCCAGCTGACCGGCTCGAAGGTGCTGGGCAAGGCGCAGGAGGAGTTTCTCAGGAATGCGGCCGAACGGTTCGGCCATGCCGAGAAATCCTCGGAGGAGAAGATCAAGGCGCTGCTGGCTCCGGTAGGGGATCGGCTGAAAAGCTACGAGGAGCAGGTCGCCGCGCTGGAAGCCAAGCGCGTCGATTCCTTCGGGCAATTGACGGGGCTGATCCAGTCGATGAAGGAAGGGCAGGAGGCGGTGCGGCAGGAAGCGGCCCGGCTCGGCCATTCCTTGCGCAACGCGCCCAAGGCGCGAGGCCGCTGGGGCGAGCAGCAGCTTCGCAACGTGCTGGAGCAATGCGGCCTTGCCGAACATACCGATTTCGTCACCGAGCATTCCGTCAACACCGAGGATGGCCGCCTGCGACCCGATGCGATCGTGCGCATTCCCGGCAACAAGGTGCTGGTGATCGACGCCAAGGTGTCGCTCAATGCCTATCAGGCCGCGTTCGAGGCGGATGCGGACGATGTGCGGGAAAGCGCGCTCGCCGACCATGTCCGGTCCATGCGCAACCATGTCCAGCAGCTTGGCGCCAAGAGCTATCAGAGCCAGTTCGAGGATGCGCCGGACTACGTGGTGATGTTCGTGCCGGGCGAGCATTTCGTCGCCGCCGCGCTCGAGAAGGACCCCGAGCTTTGGGACTTTGCCTTCGGGCGGAATGTGTTGCTGGCGACCCCGACCAATCTCGTCGCGATTGCGCGCACGGTCGCGCAGGTCTGGCGGCAGGATGGACTGGCGCGGGAAGCGCGGGAAATCGGGCGCATGGGCAGTGATCTGTATGACCGGCTGGCCGTGGCCGCCGAGCATCTGAAGCGCGTGGGTTCCGGCCTCGACAGCGCGGTCAACAATTACAACAAGTTCGTCGGCAGCTTCGAGCGGAATGTCCTTTCCGCCGGGCGCAGGCTCAAGGACAAGGGCATCGAGATCGGCAAGCGCGAGATCGAGGATGTGCCGCTGGTGAAAAGCGCCCCTCGCTATGGCGATGGCAAGGATGAGCCGTCCGGGCGTCTTGCGTCGGTCGAAGGGCTAAGCGACGCGGCGGAATAG
- the def gene encoding peptide deformylase, translating into MAIREILEVPDPRLKTVSKPVEHFDEELKTLVSDMFETMYDAPGIGLAAIQIGVPLRVLVIDLQPEDPDAEPEVCTAHGGHHHTHQPTKKEPRVFVNPEILDPSEELSTYQEGCLSVPEIYAEVDRPAQCRVRWQDLEGNVHEEDLEGLMATCIQHEMDHLEGILFIDHLSRLKRNMALKKLEKLRKAA; encoded by the coding sequence ATGGCCATTCGTGAAATCCTTGAAGTGCCGGACCCCCGGCTGAAAACCGTGTCCAAGCCGGTCGAACATTTCGACGAGGAATTGAAGACGCTCGTCTCCGACATGTTCGAGACGATGTATGACGCGCCGGGCATCGGCCTGGCCGCAATCCAGATCGGCGTTCCGCTGCGGGTGCTGGTGATCGACCTTCAGCCGGAAGATCCGGACGCGGAGCCGGAAGTCTGCACCGCGCATGGCGGCCATCATCATACCCACCAGCCGACGAAGAAGGAACCGCGCGTCTTCGTGAATCCGGAAATCCTCGATCCGTCCGAGGAACTCAGCACCTATCAGGAAGGCTGCCTGTCCGTGCCGGAGATCTATGCCGAGGTGGATCGCCCGGCCCAATGCCGCGTGCGCTGGCAGGATCTGGAAGGCAATGTGCATGAGGAGGATCTGGAAGGCCTGATGGCCACCTGTATCCAGCACGAGATGGATCACCTCGAAGGCATACTCTTTATCGACCACCTTTCGCGCCTCAAACGCAACATGGCGCTCAAGAAGCTGGAGAAGCTGCGCAAGGCGGCTTGA
- the recR gene encoding recombination mediator RecR, protein MASQEIETLAAALARLPGLGPRSARRAVLWLVKRRETSLAQLLDALSAMREKLVECAVCGNVDTRQPCAICADPRRDSRSLCVVEDVADLWALDRAKLFMGRYHVLGGRLSALEGVRPENLSIGKLLERVEAGGIDEVVLAMNATLEGQTTAHYIAERLEHYPVRITQLAHGLPVGGELDYLDEGTLAQALRARRPVG, encoded by the coding sequence ATGGCATCGCAAGAGATCGAAACCCTCGCCGCCGCGCTTGCGCGATTGCCGGGGCTGGGGCCGCGCTCCGCGCGCCGGGCCGTGCTGTGGCTGGTGAAGCGGCGCGAGACATCCCTAGCGCAGCTGCTGGATGCCTTGTCCGCGATGCGCGAAAAGCTGGTCGAATGCGCGGTCTGCGGCAATGTCGATACGCGCCAGCCTTGCGCCATCTGCGCCGATCCGCGGCGGGATTCGCGCTCCCTCTGCGTGGTGGAGGATGTGGCGGACCTGTGGGCGCTCGATCGGGCAAAACTGTTCATGGGCCGCTATCATGTGCTGGGCGGCCGCCTGTCCGCGCTGGAGGGGGTGCGGCCCGAGAACCTGTCGATCGGCAAGCTGCTGGAGCGGGTCGAGGCGGGCGGGATCGACGAGGTGGTGCTGGCGATGAACGCCACGCTCGAAGGGCAGACGACCGCGCATTACATCGCGGAGCGGCTCGAGCATTACCCGGTCCGGATCACCCAGCTTGCGCATGGCCTGCCGGTGGGCGGCGAGCTGGATTATCTGGACGAAGGCACGCTGGCGCAGGCGCTGCGGGCGCGCCGGCCGGTCGGCTGA
- the fmt gene encoding methionyl-tRNA formyltransferase, translating into MKIIFMGTPEFAVPTLTALHEAAHEIVAVYTQPPRPAGRGKQLQPSAVQKEAEIRHLEVRCPISLRTEAEQQAFAALEADVAVVAAYGLILPVPILEAPKHGCLNVHASLLPHWRGAAPIQRSILAGDPVTGVTIMQMEKGLDTGPVLATARTPVERKTGGELTAELAEIGAQLMVGTLIDLPMLHPVPQDDKEATYAAKIDKREARIDFHRDAEFVERQVRAFAPAPGAFFEIGQERYRILAAEVIGREGAPGMVLDEELTIACSHAAIRPTLIQRAGKPAMETRALLRGHSIAPGTQLH; encoded by the coding sequence GTGAAAATCATCTTCATGGGCACCCCGGAATTTGCCGTGCCCACGCTCACGGCGCTGCACGAGGCCGCGCACGAAATCGTCGCGGTCTATACCCAGCCGCCCCGGCCCGCCGGGCGCGGCAAGCAGTTGCAGCCTTCGGCCGTCCAGAAGGAGGCGGAGATCCGCCACCTCGAAGTGCGCTGCCCGATCTCGCTGAGAACCGAGGCCGAGCAGCAGGCCTTCGCCGCGCTTGAGGCGGATGTCGCGGTGGTCGCCGCCTATGGCCTGATCCTGCCCGTCCCGATCCTCGAAGCCCCGAAGCACGGCTGCCTCAACGTCCATGCCTCGCTGCTGCCGCACTGGCGCGGGGCCGCGCCGATCCAGCGTTCGATCCTGGCCGGCGATCCGGTTACCGGCGTCACCATCATGCAGATGGAAAAAGGGCTGGATACCGGCCCGGTGCTCGCCACCGCACGCACGCCGGTCGAACGCAAGACCGGGGGCGAGCTGACCGCCGAGTTGGCGGAGATCGGCGCGCAGCTCATGGTCGGCACGCTGATCGACCTGCCCATGCTCCATCCCGTTCCGCAGGACGACAAGGAGGCGACCTACGCCGCCAAGATCGACAAGCGCGAGGCGCGGATCGACTTCCATCGCGATGCCGAGTTCGTGGAGCGGCAGGTTCGCGCCTTCGCCCCTGCTCCGGGCGCCTTTTTCGAGATCGGGCAGGAGCGCTATCGCATTCTGGCCGCGGAAGTGATCGGGCGGGAAGGTGCCCCGGGCATGGTGCTGGACGAGGAACTGACCATCGCCTGCAGCCATGCCGCGATCCGCCCCACCCTGATCCAGCGGGCCGGCAAGCCCGCCATGGAAACGCGGGCGCTGCTGCGCGGGCATTCCATTGCCCCCGGCACGCAGCTGCACTGA
- the truA gene encoding tRNA pseudouridine(38-40) synthase TruA, producing MTRFALTLEFDGTPFMGLQRQAHGPSVQQAVEDAVFATTGERATMHAAGRTDAGVHALAMRAHVDIARPIAPFRLMEALNAHMRPAPVSVLECEERPEDWHARFSCIGRSYLYRICNRRAPLTLEANRAWLVHQPLDADAMHRAAQALVGRHDFTTFRSVHCQATSPVKTLDRLEVRREGEFVLVEAAARSFLHHQVRSMVGCLALVGMGRWAEAEVARALAARDRQALGLNAPPQGLYFVDAAYP from the coding sequence ATGACCCGCTTCGCCCTGACCCTGGAATTCGACGGCACTCCGTTCATGGGGCTGCAGCGGCAGGCGCATGGCCCGTCGGTGCAGCAGGCGGTCGAGGACGCGGTGTTCGCCACCACCGGCGAACGAGCGACGATGCATGCGGCGGGGCGGACGGACGCCGGAGTGCATGCGCTGGCCATGCGGGCGCATGTCGACATCGCCAGGCCGATAGCTCCCTTCCGCCTGATGGAAGCGCTCAACGCGCATATGCGGCCCGCCCCTGTCTCGGTCCTGGAATGCGAGGAGAGGCCGGAGGATTGGCATGCACGCTTCTCCTGCATCGGGCGCAGCTATCTCTATCGCATCTGCAACCGGCGCGCGCCGCTGACGCTAGAGGCGAACCGGGCGTGGCTGGTCCACCAGCCGCTCGACGCGGACGCGATGCACCGGGCGGCGCAGGCGCTGGTCGGGCGGCATGATTTCACGACCTTCCGATCGGTGCATTGCCAGGCAACCAGCCCGGTCAAGACGCTCGACCGGCTGGAGGTGCGGCGGGAGGGAGAATTCGTGCTGGTGGAAGCCGCCGCGCGCAGCTTCCTCCATCACCAAGTCCGTTCGATGGTCGGCTGCCTGGCGCTGGTCGGCATGGGCCGCTGGGCGGAAGCGGAGGTCGCAAGAGCGCTGGCGGCGCGGGATCGGCAGGCGCTCGGCCTGAATGCCCCGCCCCAAGGCCTCTACTTCGTGG